A single window of Culicoides brevitarsis isolate CSIRO-B50_1 chromosome 3, AGI_CSIRO_Cbre_v1, whole genome shotgun sequence DNA harbors:
- the LOC134833297 gene encoding diacylglycerol kinase theta isoform X3, producing MADTAGHNFQKKTFHKPTYCHHCSDLLWGLIGQGYICEVCNFIVHEKCHQLVVTPCAGSAPLEIKNPVAHCWSEPTSHKRKLFCNVCRKRLDDAPGVHCLICEYYTHLECVDFAIPDCKENATYVPGKDLNSVKHHHHWREGNLPQSSKCQVAKCRKTCWSTECLTGYRCEWCGYTVHGGCRKDMNPECDFGGLRDIYLPPHAVSIPRTEVSMEAIIGMQPKSKQTPIQRDFSCPRSISEEFSSGDTSRFRDEEYDRKPEPSTSSQTGTHSRSDSTHKTDKERDKREKRETERDEETIKVFDGNCSLRRRIYKAVTVPRQCNLEQLLETASKAFQIRRDHNDFYLTDLYAPGPEECRVQDPNPVLNLHRMEGKRPAVILRYRDNEIENGSVRVYPGKLQQIQPNITFVEIPVNDGTTVKQLIREALNRFGLRDHNIDDYRCSEILLDRGVTERVLDEHERPWEIMKQLAKDSIRQMEVMRFYLQLKRDPHGPNLALFIGNLAPGLSQRNYEQSLMDILGPENKFTSIGPIYYEYGSLVITYENAEVAIRSFYALREARVEEKKLLVLLLPNIEHTMVKPEVTPLLVFVNVKSGGCQGLELINSFRKLLNPYQVFDLENGGPLPGLYVFRHIRYYKILVCGGDGTIGWVLQCLDNVGQDSECSSPPCAIVPLGTGNDLARVLRWGPGYTGGEDPLNLLRDVIDAEEIRLDRWTVVFHPEDKPEEAAAAKAPSNPSGAAQSEDNSQIFVMNNYFGIGIDADLCLDFHNAREENPEKFNSRTHNKGVYFKMGLKKVVGNKRKQVKELHKEIRLEVDGKVVELPPVEGIIILNILSWGSGATPWGTEKEEQFSKPNHWDGMLEVVGVTGVVHLGQIQSGFRSALRIAQGGHIKIHLFSDIAVQVDGEPWIQSPGDVVVLKSALKAKMLKKRKCKRRDSQAASTSSATLAAASAASAFNAQFSGGGGGSSTAITSSTTSITYQMSVTNVSGTQSDNNGENKDKESLNTA from the exons tttgcaATTTTATAGTGCATGAAAAGTGTCATCAACTCGTTGTAACTCCATGTGCTGGAAGTGCTCCGTTAGaaataaag aatccTGTAGCACATTGTTGGTCGGAGCCAACAAGTCATAAGCGAAAACTCTTCTGTAATGTTTGTCGGAAACGTTTGGACGATGCGCCAGGAGTTCATTGTCTCA tttgtgaATATTACACACATCTCGAATGTGTCGATTTTGCAATTCCCGATTGCAAGGAAAATGCCACCTATGTGCCAGGAAAAGATCTTAACTCCGTGAAGCACCATCATCATTGGCGCGAAGGAAATTTGCCGCAATCATCAAAGTGTCAAGTAGCAAAATGTAGGAAAACGTGTTGGTCAACCGAGTGTCTGAcgg gatacCGCTGCGAATGGTGCGGTTATACCGTGCACGGCGGCTGTCGCAAAGACATGAATCCCGAATGTGACTTTGGAGGCTTGCGCGATATTTATTTGCCGCCGCATGCCGTTTCCATTCCAAGGACTGAGGTTTCCATggaag CTATCATTGGAATGCAACCTAAAAGTAAGCAAACTCCTATTCAACGTGATTTTTCATGTC CACGCAGCATTTCCGAAGAGTTCAGCAGTGGCGACACGTCCCGCTTTAGAGATGAAGAATACGATCGCAAACCAGAACCAAGCACCAGCAGTCAAACTGGAACGCACAGTCGATCTGATTCCACACACAAAACCGACAAGGAACGAGATAAAAGAGAGAAACGGGAAACGGAAAGAGATGAAG aAACAATCAAAGTATTTGACGGTAATTGTTCACTACGAAGACGCATCTACAAAGCCGTCACTGTTCCGCGACAATGCAACTTGGAACAATTACTCGAAACTGCTTCAAAAGCATTCCAAATAAGACGTGATCATAAT gatttttactTAACGGATTTATATGCTCCTGGACCGGAAGAATGTCGAGTTCAGGATCCGAATCCTGTGTTGAATTTACACAGAATGGAAGGAAAACGACCAGCTGTTATTTTGCGATATCG tgataatgaaattgaaaatggcTCTGTGAGAGTCTATCCGGGAAAACTTCAGCAAATCCAACCAAACATAACTTTTGTCGAGATTCCAGTAAATGATGGAACAACCGTTAAACAATTAATTCGAGAGGCGCTTAATAGATTCGGATTACGTGATCACAATATTGACGAttacag atgtTCCGAAATCCTGCTCGATCGAGGCGTCACAGAACGCGTACTCGACGAACACGAACGCCCGTGGGAAATAATGAAGCAACTCGCCAAAGACTCGATACGACAAATGGAGGTAATGCGATTCTATCTGCAGTTGAAACGCGATCCGCACGGTCCGAATCTCGCACTTTTCATCGGGAATCTGGCGCCGGGCTTGTCGCAACGCAACTACGAACAAAGTCTCATGGATATCTTGGGACCCGAGAACAAATTTACGAGTATCGGTCCCATCTACTACGAATACGGGTCGCTAGTTATTACGTACGAAAATGCCGAAGTTGCG ATACGATCGTTTTATGCGTTGCGTGAAGCGCGCGTTGAGGAGAAGAAGTTGTTAGTGCTGTTATTGCCAAATATCGAACACACGATGGTCAAGCCGGAGGTTACGCCTTTGCTGGTTTTCGTGAATGTCAAGTCTGGCGGATGCCAAGGTTTAGAATTAATCAATAGTTTTCGCAAATTGTTGAATCCGTATCAGGTGTTTGATTTGGAGAATGGCGGTCCGTTACCTGG GTTGTACGTTTTCCGGCACATTCGTTACTACAAAATTCTCGTGTGTGGCGGCGACGGAACAATTGGCTGGGTCTTACAATGCCTTGACAACGTGGGACAGGACTCTGAATGTTCCAGCCCGCCATGCGCTATTGTGCCATTAGGAACAg GAAACGACTTAGCGCGCGTATTAAGATGGGGTCCCGGATACACGGGAGGCGAGGATCCCCTCAACTTATTACGCGACGTAATTGATGCGGAAGAAATACGACTCGACCGATGGACTGTCGTATTCCATCCGGAAGACAAACCCGAAGAGGCTGCCGCAGCAAAGGCGCCATCAAATCCATCTG GAGCAGCACAAAGCGAAGACAATTCCCAAATATTCGTCATGAATAACTACTTTGGCATTGGTATCGATGCAGATCTGTGTCTTGATTTCCATAATGCGCGCGAAGAGAATCCGGAAAAGTTCAATTCGCGTACCCACAACAAGGGCGTGTACTTTAAGATGGGTCTGAAGAAGGTAGTTGGCAACAAGAGGAAGCAGGTGAAGGAGCTTCATAAGGAAATTAGGCTGGAAGTTGATGGAAAAGTTGTCGAATTGCCGCCTGTTGAGGGAATaattattctaaatattttgag ttggGGATCCGGCGCTACCCCATGGGGCACGGAGAAAGAAGAACAATTTAGCAAGCCAAATCATTGGGATGGCATGTTAGAAGTCGTCGGTGTTACGGGCGTCGTGCATTTAGGCCAAATACAATCAGGATTCAGGTCAGCGTTGAGAATCGCTCag GGTGgtcacataaaaattcatctgtTTTCGGATATTGCGGTACAAGTAGATGGCGAACCATGGATCCAAAGTCCCGGAGACGTTGTTGTACTCAAATCAGCACTTAAG GCAAAAATgctgaagaaaagaaaatgtaaaaggaGAGACTCACAAGCAGCGTCGACCTCGTCTGCAACTCTTGCAGCCGCTTCGGCAGCCTCTGCCTTCAATGCGCAATTCtctggcggcggcggcggctcCTCTACGGCGATAACTAGTTCGACAACTAGTATCACGTACCAAATGTCGGTTACAAATGTTAGTGGGACACAATCAGATAACAATGGGGAAAATAAAGACAAGGAATCCCTCAATACCGCATAA
- the LOC134833297 gene encoding diacylglycerol kinase theta isoform X2, translated as MADTAGHNFQKKTFHKPTYCHHCSDLLWGLIGQGYICEVCNFIVHEKCHQLVVTPCAGSAPLEIKNPVAHCWSEPTSHKRKLFCNVCRKRLDDAPGVHCLICEYYTHLECVDFAIPDCKENATYVPGKDLNSVKHHHHWREGNLPQSSKCQVAKCRKTCWSTECLTGYRCEWCGYTVHGGCRKDMNPECDFGGLRDIYLPPHAVSIPRTEVSMEAIIGMQPKTRSISEEFSSGDTSRFRDEEYDRKPEPSTSSQTGTHSRSDSTHKTDKERDKREKRETERDEETIKVFDGNCSLRRRIYKAVTVPRQCNLEQLLETASKAFQIRRDHNDFYLTDLYAPGPEECRVQDPNPVLNLHRMEGKRPAVILRYRDNEIENGSVRVYPGKLQQIQPNITFVEIPVNDGTTVKQLIREALNRFGLRDHNIDDYRCSEILLDRGVTERVLDEHERPWEIMKQLAKDSIRQMEVMRFYLQLKRDPHGPNLALFIGNLAPGLSQRNYEQSLMDILGPENKFTSIGPIYYEYGSLVITYENAEVAIRSFYALREARVEEKKLLVLLLPNIEHTMVKPEVTPLLVFVNVKSGGCQGLELINSFRKLLNPYQVFDLENGGPLPGLYVFRHIRYYKILVCGGDGTIGWVLQCLDNVGQDSECSSPPCAIVPLGTGNDLARVLRWGPGYTGGEDPLNLLRDVIDAEEIRLDRWTVVFHPEDKPEEAAAAKAPSNPSGKTKKKTQPRQQQPLQSESHQPPNQHHHHSVTQGAAQSEDNSQIFVMNNYFGIGIDADLCLDFHNAREENPEKFNSRTHNKGVYFKMGLKKVVGNKRKQVKELHKEIRLEVDGKVVELPPVEGIIILNILSWGSGATPWGTEKEEQFSKPNHWDGMLEVVGVTGVVHLGQIQSGFRSALRIAQGGHIKIHLFSDIAVQVDGEPWIQSPGDVVVLKSALKAKMLKKRKCKRRDSQAASTSSATLAAASAASAFNAQFSGGGGGSSTAITSSTTSITYQMSVTNVSGTQSDNNGENKDKESLNTA; from the exons tttgcaATTTTATAGTGCATGAAAAGTGTCATCAACTCGTTGTAACTCCATGTGCTGGAAGTGCTCCGTTAGaaataaag aatccTGTAGCACATTGTTGGTCGGAGCCAACAAGTCATAAGCGAAAACTCTTCTGTAATGTTTGTCGGAAACGTTTGGACGATGCGCCAGGAGTTCATTGTCTCA tttgtgaATATTACACACATCTCGAATGTGTCGATTTTGCAATTCCCGATTGCAAGGAAAATGCCACCTATGTGCCAGGAAAAGATCTTAACTCCGTGAAGCACCATCATCATTGGCGCGAAGGAAATTTGCCGCAATCATCAAAGTGTCAAGTAGCAAAATGTAGGAAAACGTGTTGGTCAACCGAGTGTCTGAcgg gatacCGCTGCGAATGGTGCGGTTATACCGTGCACGGCGGCTGTCGCAAAGACATGAATCCCGAATGTGACTTTGGAGGCTTGCGCGATATTTATTTGCCGCCGCATGCCGTTTCCATTCCAAGGACTGAGGTTTCCATggaag CTATCATTGGAATGCAACCTAAAA CACGCAGCATTTCCGAAGAGTTCAGCAGTGGCGACACGTCCCGCTTTAGAGATGAAGAATACGATCGCAAACCAGAACCAAGCACCAGCAGTCAAACTGGAACGCACAGTCGATCTGATTCCACACACAAAACCGACAAGGAACGAGATAAAAGAGAGAAACGGGAAACGGAAAGAGATGAAG aAACAATCAAAGTATTTGACGGTAATTGTTCACTACGAAGACGCATCTACAAAGCCGTCACTGTTCCGCGACAATGCAACTTGGAACAATTACTCGAAACTGCTTCAAAAGCATTCCAAATAAGACGTGATCATAAT gatttttactTAACGGATTTATATGCTCCTGGACCGGAAGAATGTCGAGTTCAGGATCCGAATCCTGTGTTGAATTTACACAGAATGGAAGGAAAACGACCAGCTGTTATTTTGCGATATCG tgataatgaaattgaaaatggcTCTGTGAGAGTCTATCCGGGAAAACTTCAGCAAATCCAACCAAACATAACTTTTGTCGAGATTCCAGTAAATGATGGAACAACCGTTAAACAATTAATTCGAGAGGCGCTTAATAGATTCGGATTACGTGATCACAATATTGACGAttacag atgtTCCGAAATCCTGCTCGATCGAGGCGTCACAGAACGCGTACTCGACGAACACGAACGCCCGTGGGAAATAATGAAGCAACTCGCCAAAGACTCGATACGACAAATGGAGGTAATGCGATTCTATCTGCAGTTGAAACGCGATCCGCACGGTCCGAATCTCGCACTTTTCATCGGGAATCTGGCGCCGGGCTTGTCGCAACGCAACTACGAACAAAGTCTCATGGATATCTTGGGACCCGAGAACAAATTTACGAGTATCGGTCCCATCTACTACGAATACGGGTCGCTAGTTATTACGTACGAAAATGCCGAAGTTGCG ATACGATCGTTTTATGCGTTGCGTGAAGCGCGCGTTGAGGAGAAGAAGTTGTTAGTGCTGTTATTGCCAAATATCGAACACACGATGGTCAAGCCGGAGGTTACGCCTTTGCTGGTTTTCGTGAATGTCAAGTCTGGCGGATGCCAAGGTTTAGAATTAATCAATAGTTTTCGCAAATTGTTGAATCCGTATCAGGTGTTTGATTTGGAGAATGGCGGTCCGTTACCTGG GTTGTACGTTTTCCGGCACATTCGTTACTACAAAATTCTCGTGTGTGGCGGCGACGGAACAATTGGCTGGGTCTTACAATGCCTTGACAACGTGGGACAGGACTCTGAATGTTCCAGCCCGCCATGCGCTATTGTGCCATTAGGAACAg GAAACGACTTAGCGCGCGTATTAAGATGGGGTCCCGGATACACGGGAGGCGAGGATCCCCTCAACTTATTACGCGACGTAATTGATGCGGAAGAAATACGACTCGACCGATGGACTGTCGTATTCCATCCGGAAGACAAACCCGAAGAGGCTGCCGCAGCAAAGGCGCCATCAAATCCATCTGGTAAGACAAAGAAGAAGACCCAACcaagacaacaacaaccactTCAATCAGAATCACACCAACCGCCaaatcaacatcatcatcattcggTGACACAAG GAGCAGCACAAAGCGAAGACAATTCCCAAATATTCGTCATGAATAACTACTTTGGCATTGGTATCGATGCAGATCTGTGTCTTGATTTCCATAATGCGCGCGAAGAGAATCCGGAAAAGTTCAATTCGCGTACCCACAACAAGGGCGTGTACTTTAAGATGGGTCTGAAGAAGGTAGTTGGCAACAAGAGGAAGCAGGTGAAGGAGCTTCATAAGGAAATTAGGCTGGAAGTTGATGGAAAAGTTGTCGAATTGCCGCCTGTTGAGGGAATaattattctaaatattttgag ttggGGATCCGGCGCTACCCCATGGGGCACGGAGAAAGAAGAACAATTTAGCAAGCCAAATCATTGGGATGGCATGTTAGAAGTCGTCGGTGTTACGGGCGTCGTGCATTTAGGCCAAATACAATCAGGATTCAGGTCAGCGTTGAGAATCGCTCag GGTGgtcacataaaaattcatctgtTTTCGGATATTGCGGTACAAGTAGATGGCGAACCATGGATCCAAAGTCCCGGAGACGTTGTTGTACTCAAATCAGCACTTAAG GCAAAAATgctgaagaaaagaaaatgtaaaaggaGAGACTCACAAGCAGCGTCGACCTCGTCTGCAACTCTTGCAGCCGCTTCGGCAGCCTCTGCCTTCAATGCGCAATTCtctggcggcggcggcggctcCTCTACGGCGATAACTAGTTCGACAACTAGTATCACGTACCAAATGTCGGTTACAAATGTTAGTGGGACACAATCAGATAACAATGGGGAAAATAAAGACAAGGAATCCCTCAATACCGCATAA